The genomic interval ACCGGCGTAGAAGCGCAGGCCGGGATCGCCGCCAACGAGCGGGTTGCCTTCGAAGCGCGGGTCGCGCGCGGTGTCGGGCACGTAGAGGAAGTCGTCGTGCAGGATGGCCTGCCGGCAGAAGGAGGTTTCGAGCGGCGTCTCGCGCACACCGAGGCCGACCTCCGCCTTGAAGAACTGCCGCCCGTCGCCCACGAGATTGACCACTGCGATCGGCGCCTCGCACAGCTCGGCGGCGGCCTCCGCGATCTCGTCGAAATCCTGCTCGCGCGGGGTGTCGAGCAACCGATAGCGCTCCAAGGCGCGAAGGCGCGCAGCCTCTTGCTCGCTCATCGGGGCGGGGTTCATCGTTCGGACAGGCTTGGGCTCGACACAGTGTTCCACCATGGAGGTCCGGCGGAGGCGAAAGTGAGGCCGGGCCCCGTTTCCACCGGAAGGCGGCGCCTCACCTGACGGCCGCATGAGAAACCGCCTTCACGCCCATCCCGGCCGGGCCGCTGCCGACGGCCGGATGCGACGGCCTACGCGCCTTCGAGACAGGGCCCGCCGAATGCCCGCCCGCGAAGGGCCGGCAGCCGCCATCGGCCTGCAGGATCAGCGGCGCGGTTGCCGGCGGCCACGGCCGGTTGCGCGAGCGCCGCGCTCAAGAGGAGCGGTCGGCGGTGCCGGAGCCTCCGGGAGGTGGCGCGCCGCCACCCGGGGCCGGGGCGCCCGTGCTGCCCGCGGACGATTCTGCCGACGCGCCGCTTCCGGGCATCGACACGTCAGGCTCCGACAGGGCGGCCTGCAGGCGGCTCTCCTGCTCCGGCGAGAGCGAGGAGCGGATGACGCGCCCTCGGAACCGTGACATCTCCGCGAGCACCTTTTCCGGCTGTGCCTTGCGCACGAGGATGAACAGCGCCGAGGTGTTCGGCTGCACCGCCTCGGCGACGGAGCGGATGAAGTCATCGTTGATGCCGTAATCCGCAAGCTTGCCCGAGAGGGCGCCTGCGCCCAATCCGAGAGCAGCCCCCGTCGCGAGGCCGAGCAACGGGTTGAGGAAGAGGAGGCCGACCAGCGAGCCCCACATCGCGCCCCAGATACCGCCGGAGGCTGCTCCGGCGCCGACCAGATCGACGCTTTGCTTGAGCCGCAGCTTGCCGTCGGGGCTCCGGACGGCGACGACCGCATCTTCGAGATCGATCAGATACTCCGTCTGCAAGCGGGCCAATTCGTTCAGGGCGCGGTCCGCCTCCTGCGGATCCTCGAAGCCGATCACCACGAGTTCTGCCATCCAATCCTCCTCAATGAATACGTCCGGCGGGGATTCCCGAGGGCAGCCGACCCGGACCGTCCCGTCGCCTGAACAATCCTGCAGCGCATCGACGCCGCGGCAGCGAAGGAGGAGATCCAGACTTGTCGCATGAGAGAAAGCTTTGCAGCTCCTCTCTCGGCACAGCCTTCGCCGGGATCCTTGCTGCGCAATCCCCTCAGGAAACCATCGCTCAGGGCCAATTCAGCGCTAACACAGGGGATGGACGGCCCGATTGCGACACATCAATGCCAACGCACCGGACTCATGGCCAAACAGGCCGACTTTCGAGGCTCAAAACCGCTTTTGCAGCAGGCCCTACGCCGGCGATCACGAGCCGATCACCCGCCTGACGGTCTCTCACGAAACGCCCGCTGCGCCGCCGTGCCCGGAGGGGCGACGATCGGTGATCGCGCGTTTCGTGAGGCCCTCTTATCCGTCACGCCGGCCCTCTGACGCCGGCCGTCCTCTCGGGAGACGCGCAATGGCCGGAGCCATTCCAGGCAAGGAAGGTCACGATTTCGTCGTCGAACCCGATGCATCGGCTGCCTATTGGCACAATCGCCCTGCCAATACGCTCCCGCCCCCCGACATGATGGGCGCCTACATGCG from Methylobacterium sp. AMS5 carries:
- a CDS encoding DUF1269 domain-containing protein → MAELVVIGFEDPQEADRALNELARLQTEYLIDLEDAVVAVRSPDGKLRLKQSVDLVGAGAASGGIWGAMWGSLVGLLFLNPLLGLATGAALGLGAGALSGKLADYGINDDFIRSVAEAVQPNTSALFILVRKAQPEKVLAEMSRFRGRVIRSSLSPEQESRLQAALSEPDVSMPGSGASAESSAGSTGAPAPGGGAPPPGGSGTADRSS